A region of Methanobrevibacter sp. DNA encodes the following proteins:
- a CDS encoding NADH-quinone oxidoreductase subunit B family protein: MGLKSFSRARAIHVMLVYTGGCNGCDIEIVNTILSPRFDAEQYNVFLTWNPREADVLVVTGPVTHLNRKPLEAIYEAIPNPKLVVAAGSCALMGGVYKNCSGDIPSEEIEGPVENIIPVDAKVPGCAVRPQDVLAGVVSLLPKLLNAD, encoded by the coding sequence ATGGGACTTAAATCATTTTCAAGAGCAAGAGCAATCCATGTCATGCTGGTTTACACTGGCGGTTGTAATGGATGTGATATTGAAATTGTAAATACTATATTATCGCCTAGATTCGATGCTGAACAGTATAATGTGTTTTTAACTTGGAATCCTCGTGAAGCCGATGTTCTGGTTGTCACAGGTCCAGTTACTCATTTGAATAGAAAACCATTAGAAGCAATTTATGAAGCCATTCCTAATCCTAAATTGGTTGTTGCTGCTGGAAGCTGTGCTTTGATGGGTGGAGTTTATAAGAATTGCAGTGGTGATATTCCTTCTGAAGAAATTGAAGGGCCTGTTGAAAATATCATCCCTGTTGATGCAAAAGTTCCGGGATGTGCTGTAAGGCCGCAAGATGTTTTAGCCGGTGTTGTATCACTTTTACCTAAATTATTAAATGCGGATTGA
- a CDS encoding nickel-dependent hydrogenase large subunit, protein MDEKVPKSNIIETEIPMGTVHPAALEPYRVRFFVEDEIIQEAEITIGVNYRGIERVMEGLPVQKANSLTEKICGICSNSHVWNSCRTGEIGLGIEIPNRANYIRVIMGELERLHSHFLYLAHGCEVLAHETFSMRIFYLREIIMELLAMIGGNRVQYGCSVLGGVRPRCDLNEAKLQRLKDDMDKVDEALGDFANRFTSDSIVMSRIEGTGILPQKQAIKLAVTGPSLRATGVARDLRTTMSEYDDFDFNIITQPDGDVKSNLLMRVLESFESIKIIRQAIANIPEGKLVNNDWDMVDTDLAESYIEVPRGTLYHSYSLENGRIRHCVIRTPSMSNIGAMQYACIGNHLTDGQLCIVQCDPCFTCTDRAIEVIRR, encoded by the coding sequence ATGGATGAAAAAGTACCGAAAAGCAATATTATCGAAACAGAAATTCCAATGGGTACAGTTCACCCTGCTGCATTGGAGCCGTATAGAGTAAGGTTTTTTGTGGAAGATGAAATAATTCAAGAAGCCGAAATAACTATTGGTGTTAATTATAGGGGAATTGAAAGGGTCATGGAAGGCCTTCCAGTTCAAAAAGCTAATTCACTTACTGAAAAAATTTGTGGAATTTGTTCTAATTCACATGTATGGAATTCATGCAGAACAGGTGAAATCGGTTTAGGTATTGAAATTCCCAATAGGGCTAATTACATTCGGGTAATCATGGGAGAACTTGAAAGATTGCATTCGCACTTTTTGTATTTGGCTCATGGTTGTGAAGTATTGGCTCATGAAACATTTTCAATGAGAATATTCTACTTAAGAGAAATCATCATGGAACTGCTTGCAATGATTGGTGGAAACAGGGTTCAGTATGGATGTTCTGTTTTAGGAGGAGTAAGACCCAGATGTGATTTAAATGAAGCTAAATTGCAGAGACTTAAGGATGATATGGATAAAGTAGATGAGGCTCTTGGCGATTTTGCAAATAGATTTACATCAGATTCAATTGTAATGTCCAGGATTGAAGGAACTGGAATTTTACCTCAAAAACAGGCCATTAAATTGGCAGTAACCGGTCCGTCCCTAAGAGCTACCGGTGTTGCAAGAGATTTGAGAACAACAATGTCTGAATATGATGATTTTGATTTTAATATTATTACTCAGCCTGATGGGGATGTAAAATCTAACTTGCTTATGAGAGTATTGGAATCATTTGAATCAATTAAAATCATTAGGCAGGCTATTGCAAATATTCCTGAAGGTAAACTGGTAAATAATGATTGGGATATGGTTGATACTGATTTGGCTGAAAGTTATATTGAAGTTCCGAGAGGAACTCTATATCATTCTTATTCACTGGAAAATGGAAGAATTAGGCACTGTGTTATTAGAACTCCATCAATGTCAAATATTGGTGCGATGCAGTATGCTTGTATTGGAAACCATCTTACAGATGGTCAATTATGTATTGTACAATGTGATCCATGTTTCACATGTACTGACAGAGCAATTGAGGTAATTAGGAGATAG
- a CDS encoding energy-converting hydrogenase B subunit J, which produces MMLSLGPIIFGLILGLIVGSQIKLDAFDMEFTLASFVIIIIAGIIVAWQSGNYPFYTDLPISTAFLSALIGIFVGKLLFARSK; this is translated from the coding sequence ATGATGTTAAGTTTAGGACCAATTATATTCGGATTAATCTTGGGTTTGATTGTCGGATCTCAAATCAAACTTGATGCTTTTGATATGGAGTTTACTTTGGCGTCATTTGTTATAATAATTATTGCAGGAATTATTGTGGCATGGCAGTCAGGCAATTATCCATTTTACACAGATTTGCCTATTTCAACTGCATTTCTTTCTGCTTTAATAGGAATTTTTGTAGGCAAACTACTATTTGCAAGGAGTAAATAA
- a CDS encoding 4Fe-4S binding protein, with the protein MFLSTNACEGKEECIKACPTKSIRLINGIPFSCLTCGICCKNCPNGAIFQNSYGGYVVDRAKCNGCGICMYNCPTNNIKIEDGIVYGICSRCGVCAEAYPDCRVDGFELEKQKQLTLIESFKILNPPLDNVPHKTESATKEVSRSYFGTDCEKCILCGRCEEYCPTGAIHVKVDWDDGICRECRLCSDVCPNGSMNKYQIVAKSSCTLCLNCLKACPNDAISINDSEIIVNKLNQKTTGSIVSCLNCGLCADLCENGSHKNIGGKLRYDPTIDTENVTHKKAIAFCPVNTLSEDSEMYIYDEFNDEELPTLAGFCVSCGKCTQVCDEVQARQYMTHTWDGKVSKDCISCGICVEVCQENAITLNRGSISVDLDECILCENCAVHCPVDAIPKSTMYKNKIKDGFNFIEQKLCMHCGLCYNICSYDAIDRIDGNYVVNDENCTYCGACKNACPARAFLFERNFKDSIEGI; encoded by the coding sequence ATGTTTTTATCAACTAATGCATGTGAAGGAAAAGAAGAGTGTATTAAAGCATGTCCTACAAAATCTATTAGACTGATTAATGGAATTCCATTTAGTTGTCTTACTTGTGGAATATGTTGTAAAAACTGTCCAAATGGAGCGATATTTCAGAATAGCTATGGAGGGTATGTTGTAGACCGGGCCAAATGTAACGGCTGTGGAATCTGTATGTACAATTGCCCTACAAACAACATTAAAATTGAAGATGGCATTGTATATGGAATTTGTTCACGTTGTGGTGTATGTGCTGAAGCTTATCCGGACTGTCGTGTTGACGGTTTCGAGCTCGAAAAACAAAAACAGCTCACTTTAATAGAATCATTTAAAATATTGAATCCTCCATTAGACAATGTTCCTCATAAAACCGAAAGCGCAACTAAAGAAGTATCGAGGTCTTACTTTGGAACTGACTGTGAAAAATGTATTTTATGCGGAAGATGTGAAGAATACTGTCCGACTGGAGCCATTCATGTTAAAGTAGATTGGGATGATGGGATTTGTAGAGAATGTAGATTATGCAGTGATGTCTGCCCTAACGGGTCAATGAATAAATATCAGATTGTTGCAAAATCATCATGTACACTTTGTCTTAATTGTTTGAAAGCTTGTCCAAATGATGCAATTTCCATTAACGATTCTGAAATTATTGTTAACAAATTAAATCAGAAAACCACAGGTTCAATTGTATCATGTCTGAACTGCGGATTATGTGCAGATTTATGTGAAAATGGATCTCATAAAAATATTGGTGGAAAATTAAGATATGATCCAACAATTGATACTGAAAATGTTACTCACAAAAAAGCTATTGCTTTCTGTCCGGTTAATACTTTAAGTGAAGATAGTGAAATGTATATCTACGATGAGTTCAATGATGAGGAGTTGCCTACATTGGCCGGTTTTTGTGTTTCTTGTGGAAAATGTACTCAGGTTTGTGATGAGGTTCAAGCACGTCAATATATGACTCACACATGGGACGGTAAGGTTTCAAAAGATTGTATTTCCTGCGGAATTTGTGTTGAAGTATGTCAGGAAAATGCAATTACACTTAACAGGGGAAGCATTTCCGTTGATTTGGATGAATGTATTTTATGTGAAAACTGTGCTGTTCACTGTCCTGTTGATGCCATTCCTAAATCTACAATGTATAAAAACAAAATTAAAGATGGATTCAACTTCATTGAACAAAAATTATGTATGCATTGCGGATTATGTTATAACATCTGTTCTTATGATGCAATAGATAGGATTGATGGTAATTATGTTGTTAATGATGAAAATTGCACATATTGCGGCGCATGTAAAAATGCATGTCCTGCAAGGGCATTTTTATTTGAGAGAAATTTTAAAGATTCAATAGAGGGTATTTAA
- a CDS encoding Dna2/Cas4 domain-containing protein, whose product MINVSSIKMHMYCPMKLYLKTHLNGDENIEYSTHMEIKNLKRDIQDMIQKNMRKIKKTMNLDEIENVLSQNIYEYIENSTKTMPTSNLNITQEQTDEINDEIYFNIKTLSIKSKKAMEILNKDGFDIAEMFFPNSIHSYLIKDTQLDLISLCDKIEIIDGKYYPISIKSSNPPLKGVWSQDAIELVAHAILIEEEFDTEIFVGFIDYQKIGDRRPVVMDINLRKSLFSIIREVKEIAENKKLPNVKKNPKKCERCEYENTCLKK is encoded by the coding sequence ATGATAAATGTATCTTCAATAAAAATGCATATGTATTGCCCCATGAAGTTATATCTAAAAACCCATCTAAATGGTGATGAAAATATTGAATACAGCACACATATGGAAATTAAAAATTTAAAAAGAGACATACAGGACATGATACAAAAGAATATGCGTAAAATAAAAAAAACAATGAATTTAGACGAAATTGAAAACGTTTTATCTCAAAACATCTACGAATATATTGAAAATTCAACAAAAACAATGCCAACCAGCAATTTAAACATTACTCAAGAACAAACCGATGAAATAAACGATGAAATCTATTTTAATATTAAAACATTAAGCATCAAATCCAAAAAAGCAATGGAAATTTTAAATAAAGACGGATTTGACATTGCTGAAATGTTTTTTCCAAACAGCATTCATTCATACCTGATTAAAGACACCCAACTTGATTTAATTAGTCTTTGCGATAAAATAGAAATTATAGACGGGAAATATTATCCGATAAGTATAAAAAGTTCCAATCCTCCCCTAAAAGGCGTGTGGAGTCAGGATGCAATAGAGCTTGTAGCCCATGCAATACTAATTGAGGAAGAGTTTGACACTGAAATCTTTGTGGGATTTATTGATTATCAAAAAATTGGAGATAGACGGCCCGTAGTAATGGACATCAACCTTAGAAAATCGTTATTTAGCATAATTCGGGAAGTAAAAGAAATAGCTGAGAATAAAAAACTTCCAAATGTTAAAAAAAATCCGAAAAAATGTGAAAGATGCGAATATGAAAATACATGCTTAAAAAAATAA
- a CDS encoding respiratory chain complex I subunit 1 family protein: MFSNVITNSVFAVILTVIVCFLISTLLPGIERKYIHARIQQRIGPLVIAPGIMAPIKFMFKENIEVSSPVPRLYKILPILCFIVVLCILVALTPQAYMIPALSSLVAVVGFLKVEEICYVLMGALSKSVMSVKMPFPDRVKGAAHRKAPLSFIEDISAKRSLRMITYGSFPLYLALFAPVTAAGSIFLKDIVTFQQIHGPFLFTVAGGIAAIVFFIGYMIILNEYPFSIIKAKSDVIEGPYMEYAAKYRAIVFITRGFFMFVLGALFSVLFIGIPPNIFSVGILVNIIVALIFVFLMGIFSAFSPVFTNKQLLPVILGTSLLGILAIVLGLL, translated from the coding sequence ATGTTTTCAAATGTCATCACAAATTCGGTCTTTGCAGTTATTCTCACAGTAATTGTTTGTTTTTTAATTTCAACATTACTTCCTGGAATCGAAAGGAAATATATTCATGCTAGAATTCAACAGAGGATTGGACCTCTTGTAATTGCTCCCGGAATCATGGCTCCAATTAAATTCATGTTTAAAGAGAATATTGAAGTTTCATCTCCTGTTCCAAGATTATATAAAATATTGCCAATTTTATGTTTTATTGTGGTTTTATGTATTCTCGTTGCATTAACTCCGCAGGCTTATATGATTCCTGCACTTTCAAGTTTGGTTGCTGTTGTCGGATTCTTAAAAGTAGAAGAAATATGTTATGTGCTAATGGGAGCTTTATCCAAATCTGTCATGTCAGTTAAAATGCCTTTTCCTGACCGTGTAAAAGGGGCAGCTCATAGAAAAGCGCCATTGTCTTTCATTGAAGATATAAGTGCAAAAAGGTCTTTAAGAATGATTACTTATGGGTCTTTCCCATTATACTTAGCACTATTTGCACCTGTAACTGCCGCTGGAAGCATATTCTTAAAAGATATTGTAACATTCCAACAGATACACGGTCCATTTTTATTCACAGTAGCTGGTGGAATTGCGGCTATTGTATTTTTCATCGGTTATATGATTATTTTAAATGAGTATCCATTTTCAATTATTAAAGCTAAATCCGATGTTATTGAAGGGCCGTACATGGAATATGCTGCTAAATACAGGGCAATCGTTTTCATAACACGAGGATTTTTCATGTTTGTACTTGGAGCATTATTTTCAGTACTATTTATTGGAATTCCGCCAAACATATTTTCAGTTGGAATTCTTGTTAATATAATAGTTGCTTTAATATTCGTATTCCTGATGGGAATATTCTCAGCATTCTCTCCGGTATTTACAAACAAACAATTGTTGCCTGTAATTTTGGGAACTTCTTTACTTGGAATATTGGCGATTGTACTGGGGTTATTATAG
- a CDS encoding SDR family NAD(P)-dependent oxidoreductase, with product MGKLDGKVAIVTGSTSGMGRDSAKLFAAEGAKVVVTGRNEERAKAVVDDIKSEGNEAIYVIADMGNVDDIKKIFDTTIEEYGTVDILFNNAGILSTTPLLEMTKEEWDEVFDVDVYAALYLTQLVAPIMKEKGKGSIINTCSIASFAGHFGFVGYISSKHAIAGLTKSIAFELGPEIRCNGIAPGAIHTAMVDGIGGVDALQMMIQASPVKRVGQGEDIAALALFLASDESEFVDGQIIRCDGGLEC from the coding sequence ATGGGAAAACTTGATGGTAAAGTAGCGATTGTCACTGGTTCAACTTCTGGTATGGGTCGTGATTCTGCTAAACTCTTTGCTGCAGAAGGTGCAAAAGTTGTAGTAACTGGAAGAAATGAAGAAAGAGCAAAAGCTGTTGTGGATGATATCAAATCTGAAGGTAATGAAGCAATTTATGTTATTGCTGATATGGGTAATGTTGATGACATCAAAAAGATTTTTGATACGACTATTGAAGAATATGGTACTGTAGATATTTTATTTAACAATGCAGGTATATTAAGTACCACTCCCCTTTTAGAAATGACAAAAGAAGAATGGGATGAAGTATTTGATGTAGATGTGTATGCTGCGTTATATTTAACCCAACTTGTCGCCCCTATAATGAAAGAAAAAGGAAAAGGCAGTATTATTAACACTTGTTCAATAGCATCTTTTGCCGGCCACTTTGGTTTTGTCGGTTATATTAGTTCCAAACACGCTATTGCAGGACTTACAAAATCAATAGCTTTTGAACTGGGTCCTGAAATAAGATGTAATGGTATTGCGCCAGGTGCTATCCACACTGCCATGGTGGACGGTATTGGTGGAGTAGATGCATTGCAAATGATGATTCAGGCGTCTCCGGTTAAACGTGTTGGTCAGGGAGAAGATATTGCTGCTCTTGCATTATTCCTTGCTTCTGATGAGTCCGAATTTGTTGACGGTCAAATCATCAGATGTGATGGTGGATTGGAGTGTTAA
- a CDS encoding DUF5612 domain-containing protein codes for MNDYTLTIKADEKKGVLDDITDVITEYGANISYVHLFVEKNNMGSINLELEHVEDIDELIKDLKNIEEIKSVELHGSQLDIYGKRIIIIGGGAQVSQVAMGAITEADRHNIRGERISIDTIPLVGEKSLAEAIEATSRLPRVSALVLAGSLMGGEITKAVKKVKENSNLIVISLNMPGSVTEYSDLIITDPIQAGVLAVMSIADTAVFDINRLGDNIRY; via the coding sequence ATGAATGATTATACATTAACTATTAAAGCCGATGAAAAAAAAGGTGTATTGGACGATATAACTGATGTTATTACAGAGTATGGTGCTAATATTAGTTATGTTCATCTTTTTGTTGAAAAAAACAACATGGGTTCCATTAACCTTGAATTGGAACATGTTGAGGATATTGATGAGTTGATTAAAGACTTAAAGAATATTGAGGAAATTAAATCGGTTGAATTGCATGGTTCACAGTTGGATATTTATGGCAAACGTATAATTATCATAGGTGGCGGAGCGCAGGTATCTCAAGTAGCTATGGGTGCAATTACTGAAGCCGATAGGCATAATATACGTGGAGAACGTATCAGTATTGATACCATTCCCTTGGTTGGTGAAAAATCTTTGGCTGAAGCTATTGAGGCTACTTCTAGGCTTCCTCGCGTTAGCGCCCTGGTTCTGGCAGGTTCACTTATGGGCGGTGAAATCACTAAAGCTGTAAAAAAAGTTAAAGAAAATAGTAACTTGATTGTAATTTCACTTAATATGCCTGGTAGTGTTACTGAATATTCTGATTTAATTATCACAGATCCAATTCAGGCGGGTGTTTTGGCTGTAATGTCCATTGCAGATACTGCAGTTTTTGATATTAATCGTTTAGGTGACAATATTCGTTACTAA
- the ehbP gene encoding energy-converting hydrogenase B subunit EhbP, with product MKFVMRPYHIINLGGYIVEWDFPYRDLIIINKTPNPIKIEIPVFYEEWIQEHKDLGLDVIPVRKEDNFLSMWKRAHAELDKIRPKNE from the coding sequence ATGAAATTTGTTATGAGGCCATATCATATAATAAATCTTGGAGGATACATTGTTGAATGGGATTTCCCTTATAGGGATCTTATCATTATTAATAAAACACCTAATCCAATTAAAATCGAAATACCGGTTTTTTATGAGGAATGGATTCAGGAACATAAAGATTTGGGACTTGATGTTATTCCTGTCAGGAAAGAGGATAATTTCTTAAGCATGTGGAAAAGGGCACACGCAGAATTAGATAAAATAAGGCCAAAAAATGAATGA
- a CDS encoding 4Fe-4S binding protein — MKNMLKIALEGAFTNFKRIFFAADRVTDMDMRNQIATLSVRVDERVDENACIGCSGCANVCPTGAIEMKPLTNPVKLTDNWTKDQVPEINLERCVVCYYCHDFCPIFSLYGQKGAVHPSCVGDQEVNVSEFIEQPFKISDEKLKFIAQYLSDKTVLKNNEEGD; from the coding sequence ATGAAAAACATGCTTAAAATAGCTTTGGAAGGAGCTTTCACTAACTTTAAAAGAATCTTTTTTGCAGCTGACAGAGTCACCGACATGGATATGAGAAATCAAATTGCAACTCTTTCTGTTAGAGTTGATGAAAGAGTTGATGAAAATGCATGTATCGGATGTTCCGGTTGTGCTAATGTATGTCCGACAGGTGCAATTGAGATGAAACCTTTAACCAATCCAGTTAAACTAACTGATAATTGGACTAAAGATCAAGTACCTGAAATTAATCTGGAAAGATGCGTTGTATGTTATTATTGTCATGATTTTTGTCCGATATTCTCACTTTATGGGCAAAAAGGTGCTGTTCACCCTTCTTGTGTTGGTGATCAGGAAGTCAATGTTTCAGAATTCATTGAACAGCCATTTAAAATATCTGATGAAAAACTTAAATTCATTGCACAGTATTTATCAGACAAAACAGTATTGAAAAACAATGAGGAAGGTGATTAG
- a CDS encoding sodium-dependent transporter, whose amino-acid sequence MSEAKKSEWNSNFAFMMAMIGSAVGLGNIWRFPNVLYSNGGGSFMIPYIVSLFLLGISFVLVEYAVGYKFKKSIARILFTISKKLEPVAWFIVLVVFLIATYYVCVVGWDLIYIILSFTKAWGANPDLFFSSNVLQATDSLSGIFHFVPMVLASVFAIWVVAWLIIKRDLNDGIGRVNKILLPLLCLIVIGIVAFSLTLPGASIGYSQIFAPDWNALTNLNVWLAAFGQIIFSLSLGMAIAMTYASYLPDKTNLVDSAVTVAFSNSAFEVFNSIGIFSILGFMALTSGIPFNELVTEGTGLAFVVFPQVFNTMGGIGHIIGPLFFICILFAGITSLIALLEVVSYSISEKFDINRKKTTIMVCVIGFLISTIFTTGIGSTILGIFDAYLNNFALLFGILLECIIFGWIYKFDDLIETLNKNSKIKVGKTWKAVIKYILPICIFVFWIQGVYSTLTTADTLSVAIMLLLTAIVIIVPVILSKLPAANEEYYNTE is encoded by the coding sequence ATGAGTGAGGCAAAAAAATCAGAATGGAATAGTAATTTTGCATTCATGATGGCAATGATTGGTTCGGCTGTTGGACTTGGAAATATTTGGCGTTTCCCAAATGTACTGTACTCCAACGGTGGAGGGTCATTCATGATCCCTTATATCGTCTCCCTATTCTTACTTGGAATATCTTTTGTTCTGGTAGAATATGCAGTCGGATATAAATTTAAAAAATCAATAGCAAGAATACTATTCACAATCAGTAAAAAATTAGAACCAGTAGCCTGGTTTATAGTATTAGTAGTATTTTTAATAGCAACATATTATGTTTGTGTTGTAGGATGGGATTTAATTTATATAATTTTAAGTTTTACAAAAGCATGGGGAGCAAATCCGGATTTATTCTTTAGTTCCAATGTTTTACAGGCGACAGATTCACTATCAGGAATATTTCATTTCGTTCCGATGGTGCTTGCATCAGTATTTGCTATTTGGGTTGTAGCATGGTTAATTATTAAAAGAGATTTAAATGACGGAATTGGAAGAGTAAATAAGATTTTATTACCTTTACTATGTTTAATTGTAATTGGTATTGTTGCGTTTTCCTTAACATTACCTGGTGCGTCAATTGGATATTCACAGATTTTTGCACCGGATTGGAATGCATTAACTAATTTAAACGTTTGGCTGGCAGCATTTGGACAGATTATATTTTCTCTCAGCTTAGGCATGGCAATTGCAATGACCTACGCAAGTTATTTACCGGATAAAACAAATTTGGTTGACAGTGCAGTAACAGTAGCATTTTCAAATTCCGCTTTTGAAGTATTTAATTCAATTGGAATATTTTCCATTTTAGGATTTATGGCATTAACAAGTGGAATTCCATTTAATGAACTTGTAACTGAAGGAACCGGGCTTGCATTTGTAGTTTTCCCACAAGTATTCAATACAATGGGAGGAATAGGACATATTATAGGACCACTATTCTTTATATGTATTTTATTTGCAGGAATTACTTCCCTTATTGCGCTTCTCGAAGTAGTCAGCTATTCAATTTCAGAAAAATTCGATATTAATCGTAAAAAAACAACAATAATGGTTTGTGTTATCGGATTTTTAATCTCAACAATATTTACAACTGGAATTGGAAGTACAATTTTAGGAATATTCGATGCATACCTAAACAATTTTGCATTACTATTCGGAATACTTCTTGAATGCATAATCTTTGGATGGATTTATAAATTTGACGATTTAATAGAAACATTAAACAAAAATTCAAAAATCAAAGTAGGCAAAACCTGGAAAGCAGTTATCAAATACATTTTGCCGATATGCATATTTGTCTTTTGGATTCAAGGAGTCTATTCAACTCTTACAACTGCAGATACTTTAAGTGTGGCAATAATGCTGCTATTAACCGCAATAGTAATTATTGTTCCAGTTATCCTATCAAAATTGCCTGCAGCTAACGAAGAGTATTATAACACAGAATAA